The following coding sequences are from one bacterium window:
- a CDS encoding 3-isopropylmalate dehydratase large subunit gives MTFAEKILSRKAGKASALAGDLVTCKPDRLLMHDNAAAITDKIAKDAAEYGIADPEQPVIVLDHVIPASDEKTATSHKKIREFVKKYDIRHFFDIGTGVCHQVMVEKGLILPGMLAVGSDSHTCSYGAVNAFATGIDRTEAAALLLTGETWFKVPETIRMTLKGRLPEMVSAKDLILTIIGKVGADGADYCSVEFWGDIACLSIDDRFAIANMGVEMGAKNAVFPADEVTKGYLQQIGVMRTSWNPEWADDGAKYRQEFAWNLAEIVPAIAVPHKVDKYKPVTELVGMEIQQCLIGTCTNGRASDLAVAARMLCGKKVSANTRLLILPASRAELEKALDSGDIETLVSAGAVLLPPGCGPCLGAHQGCLAPGERCLSTSNRNFKGRMGCKDAEIYLASPATVAATALTGKITDPREVC, from the coding sequence GGCGGGTAAGGCGTCTGCCCTCGCCGGCGACCTCGTCACCTGCAAGCCTGACCGGCTGCTGATGCACGACAACGCCGCCGCCATAACCGACAAGATAGCCAAGGATGCGGCCGAGTACGGTATCGCCGACCCGGAACAGCCGGTCATTGTCCTCGACCACGTTATTCCGGCTTCGGACGAGAAGACCGCGACCAGCCACAAGAAGATACGCGAGTTCGTGAAGAAGTACGACATCAGGCACTTCTTCGACATCGGCACCGGCGTCTGCCATCAGGTCATGGTCGAAAAGGGGTTGATCCTCCCCGGCATGCTGGCGGTCGGATCCGACTCGCACACCTGCTCGTATGGCGCGGTGAACGCGTTTGCGACCGGCATCGACCGTACCGAAGCTGCCGCACTGCTCCTGACCGGAGAAACCTGGTTCAAGGTACCGGAGACAATACGTATGACGCTCAAAGGCCGCCTGCCCGAGATGGTTTCGGCCAAGGACCTCATTTTGACCATTATCGGTAAGGTCGGCGCTGACGGCGCCGACTACTGCTCGGTCGAGTTCTGGGGTGACATCGCCTGCCTGAGTATCGACGACCGGTTTGCCATCGCCAACATGGGCGTGGAGATGGGCGCGAAGAACGCGGTCTTCCCGGCAGACGAAGTTACGAAGGGCTATCTGCAGCAGATCGGCGTCATGCGAACAAGCTGGAACCCCGAGTGGGCTGATGATGGAGCGAAGTACCGGCAGGAGTTTGCCTGGAACCTGGCTGAAATCGTGCCGGCGATCGCCGTGCCTCACAAAGTAGACAAGTACAAGCCGGTCACCGAGCTGGTCGGGATGGAAATACAGCAGTGCCTCATCGGCACGTGCACCAACGGCCGGGCAAGCGACCTCGCGGTCGCCGCCAGGATGCTCTGCGGAAAGAAGGTATCTGCGAACACGCGGCTGCTCATCCTGCCCGCGTCCCGGGCCGAACTCGAAAAGGCACTCGACTCCGGCGACATTGAGACTCTCGTGTCAGCCGGTGCGGTGCTCCTGCCCCCGGGCTGCGGCCCGTGCCTTGGTGCACACCAGGGCTGCCTCGCGCCCGGAGAGAGATGTCTCTCCACGTCGAACCGCAACTTCAAGGGACGGATGGGCTGCAAGGACGCCGAAATCTACCTCGCCTCCCCGGCAACCGTTGCCGCCACCGCGCTGACGGGAAAGATAACCGACCCGCGGGAGGTATGTTGA
- a CDS encoding sulfite exporter TauE/SafE family protein: MIPALVGKALLLGFTTGLFCVGFCVPLVGPLLIADETRGVRRSADRVLLFLAGRLVAYLLFGLVFGALGSVLTNVWSLKYILLPLLYAILGVMMVVYAVVQSFPHIGFCRTLGQPVRSGWYIVLVGFLAGINLCPPFLLAVTTVIDIGGALRGALFFLVFFLATSVYLLPLFFAGLVSRFSSVRFAGRVAAVLAGLYFLYLAASTALIRTR, from the coding sequence ATGATCCCGGCACTCGTCGGTAAAGCGCTGCTGCTTGGGTTCACGACCGGTCTGTTCTGTGTCGGCTTCTGCGTGCCTCTGGTTGGGCCGTTGTTGATCGCGGACGAAACCCGTGGGGTCAGGCGCTCGGCTGACCGCGTCCTGCTCTTCCTCGCCGGCCGCCTCGTCGCCTACCTGCTCTTCGGGCTTGTGTTCGGCGCACTTGGCAGCGTCCTCACCAACGTGTGGAGCCTCAAGTACATCCTGCTGCCACTGCTCTACGCGATTCTCGGAGTGATGATGGTTGTCTATGCCGTGGTTCAGTCATTCCCACACATCGGATTCTGCCGGACGCTTGGTCAGCCGGTACGGTCTGGCTGGTACATCGTGCTCGTCGGCTTCCTCGCCGGCATCAACCTCTGCCCGCCGTTTCTGCTGGCGGTAACCACGGTCATTGACATCGGCGGTGCGCTGCGTGGAGCCTTGTTCTTCCTGGTCTTCTTCCTCGCGACGAGCGTCTATCTGCTACCGCTCTTCTTCGCCGGACTTGTAAGCCGGTTCTCCTCAGTCCGCTTCGCCGGCCGCGTCGCCGCCGTCCTCGCCGGCCTCTACTTCCTCTACCTCGCCGCCAGCACAGCCCTCATCCGCACCCGCTAA
- a CDS encoding 3-isopropylmalate dehydratase, which produces MRVWLYGDDINTDMLFPGKYTYTCAKPDEIKPHLLEDLDPDFARTVQPGDIIFAGKNFGCGSSREQPVLGLKAVGIEAIVAKSYARIFYRAAINQGLLLIECPEAVEAYARAMAGTAEVPDRVPSVKLNLNESSLTVDTQTFKFPTLPPEILAIRNAGGLLEYTRAKLRSRVQSPKPNV; this is translated from the coding sequence ATGAGAGTCTGGCTTTACGGAGACGACATCAACACCGACATGCTGTTCCCGGGCAAGTACACATACACCTGCGCCAAACCGGACGAGATAAAGCCGCACCTGCTCGAGGACCTCGACCCCGATTTCGCCAGGACGGTGCAACCGGGCGACATCATCTTCGCCGGCAAGAACTTCGGCTGCGGCTCCTCACGAGAACAGCCGGTGCTCGGTCTGAAGGCGGTCGGCATCGAGGCAATCGTAGCCAAGAGCTATGCTCGCATATTCTACCGGGCAGCCATCAACCAGGGACTGCTGCTGATTGAGTGCCCTGAAGCTGTGGAGGCATACGCGCGGGCCATGGCTGGAACCGCTGAGGTTCCGGACCGTGTCCCAAGCGTCAAGCTGAACCTGAACGAAAGCTCCCTAACGGTCGACACGCAGACATTCAAGTTCCCGACACTTCCTCCCGAGATACTGGCGATACGCAATGCCGGCGGCCTGCTCGAATACACTCGCGCCAAGCTCAGGTCTCGAGTCCAGAGTCCAAAGCCCAATGTCTAG
- a CDS encoding citrate lyase subunit alpha, which translates to MELVRNALGRLVPTEVNGKPAIPFPGVGKHRPAGRKACPPIPTCLDYPEDGNKVVPDLKTALEKAGIRDGMTLSTHHHFRDGDTLSLRLFDLCAEMGLKDLIWYPSAAFPCHAPITKHLDSGVIHHIEGSLNGPLGDYCTQGRMRGLGVLRSHGGRAQAIQDGEVHIDIAVVAAPAADQFGNANAVHGNSACGVLGYADADLDYADRTIVVTDDIVPFPAVPIQLSGTHVDMVVRQDNIGDPKKIVSGTTQITRSPDRLCIAELTARFIRDSGIMRDGFSFQAGAGGVSLAFATYLADMMKQAGVKASWLHGGSTRYLVKMLEDGLAPALIDGQAFDLDAVRSIGVNRGHVDTSPLVSYNYHAKGNYMNLLDVAVLGATEVDPNFNANVVTHSDGRLRHGIGGWQNCMQARCTMLAVPAMRDRMPVIVDEVTTLCAPGELVDVVVTELGIAINPLRQDLLDAVKGKGLPVRPIQDIKAEVERTCGKPSRARDMTESSDDSDRVPGRKVVAVVKWIDGTVIDSVYQVPA; encoded by the coding sequence ATGGAGCTTGTCAGAAATGCCCTCGGCCGGCTAGTCCCAACGGAAGTGAACGGTAAGCCGGCAATCCCGTTCCCGGGCGTCGGCAAGCACCGGCCTGCCGGCCGCAAGGCCTGCCCGCCCATCCCGACTTGCCTGGACTACCCTGAGGACGGCAACAAAGTTGTGCCGGACCTCAAGACTGCTCTGGAAAAGGCCGGCATCCGTGACGGCATGACGCTCTCGACGCACCACCACTTCCGCGATGGAGACACGCTCTCACTCCGGCTGTTCGACCTCTGCGCCGAGATGGGTCTCAAAGACCTCATCTGGTATCCGTCTGCCGCATTCCCCTGCCACGCCCCAATCACGAAGCACCTTGACTCCGGGGTCATCCACCATATCGAGGGCAGCCTGAACGGCCCGCTCGGTGATTACTGCACGCAAGGCAGGATGCGCGGGCTCGGAGTGCTCCGGTCGCACGGCGGGAGGGCCCAGGCAATCCAGGACGGCGAAGTCCATATCGACATCGCAGTCGTGGCCGCGCCTGCTGCCGACCAGTTCGGCAATGCCAATGCGGTCCACGGCAACTCGGCCTGCGGCGTTCTCGGCTACGCTGACGCCGACCTCGACTACGCCGACCGCACCATCGTTGTAACCGACGACATTGTGCCGTTCCCGGCAGTCCCGATCCAGCTCTCCGGCACCCACGTAGACATGGTAGTACGGCAGGACAACATCGGCGACCCGAAGAAAATTGTCTCGGGCACAACCCAGATAACCCGCAGCCCGGATCGGCTCTGCATTGCGGAACTGACTGCCAGATTCATCCGCGACTCCGGCATCATGCGCGACGGGTTCAGCTTCCAGGCCGGGGCCGGCGGTGTATCGCTCGCCTTTGCCACATACCTCGCCGACATGATGAAACAGGCCGGGGTCAAGGCGAGCTGGCTCCATGGCGGCTCGACCCGCTATCTCGTGAAGATGCTCGAAGACGGACTCGCGCCGGCGCTCATCGACGGCCAGGCCTTTGACCTCGATGCCGTCCGCTCAATCGGCGTCAACCGCGGCCACGTCGACACCAGCCCGCTGGTGAGCTACAACTACCACGCCAAAGGCAACTACATGAACCTGCTCGACGTGGCAGTGCTCGGTGCGACCGAAGTGGACCCGAACTTCAACGCCAACGTGGTCACGCATTCGGACGGGCGGCTGCGCCATGGCATCGGTGGCTGGCAGAACTGCATGCAGGCCCGCTGCACCATGCTCGCGGTGCCCGCTATGCGCGACCGGATGCCGGTCATAGTTGACGAGGTGACGACTCTCTGCGCGCCGGGCGAACTCGTTGACGTAGTCGTCACCGAACTCGGCATCGCCATCAACCCGCTCCGTCAGGACCTGCTCGACGCGGTCAAAGGCAAAGGCCTACCGGTCCGACCAATCCAGGACATCAAAGCCGAGGTCGAACGCACCTGCGGCAAGCCGTCTCGTGCGCGGGACATGACCGAATCGTCCGACGATTCGGATCGTGTCCCAGGCCGCAAGGTCGTTGCCGTCGTCAAATGGATCGACGGCACGGTCATCGACTCGGTGTACCAGGTCCCGGCATAG
- a CDS encoding metal-sulfur cluster assembly factor, which translates to MPNIRRLSLRLLATIVLVAIGLLIILLPALVRRQQLRTLGLPSSFTFTDSAAVPAGSPPPDSAAVMTALGNVIDPEIGISIVDLGLVHAVSISPTGDVNVDVALTVAECPAVNQLGILTSEAVIAVHGVRRVNVRLDPKLPWDPGRLSPKARELYRKRFGRP; encoded by the coding sequence GTGCCCAACATCCGCCGGCTCTCGCTGCGACTGCTCGCGACAATCGTCCTCGTCGCCATTGGCCTCCTCATCATTCTTCTCCCCGCCCTGGTTCGTCGGCAGCAGCTTCGGACCCTGGGCCTGCCCTCCTCGTTCACCTTCACCGATTCCGCCGCCGTGCCGGCCGGCTCTCCTCCGCCTGACTCCGCGGCGGTGATGACCGCGCTGGGAAACGTCATCGACCCGGAGATAGGCATCAGCATCGTTGACCTTGGGCTCGTACATGCCGTGAGCATCAGCCCCACCGGCGACGTCAACGTCGATGTCGCTCTCACAGTGGCCGAATGCCCAGCTGTGAACCAGCTCGGCATCCTGACATCAGAGGCAGTCATCGCGGTGCACGGCGTTCGCCGGGTCAATGTTCGACTGGACCCGAAGCTTCCGTGGGACCCAGGCCGCCTGAGTCCCAAGGCCAGAGAGCTATATCGCAAGCGGTTCGGAAGACCGTGA
- a CDS encoding aldolase/citrate lyase family protein — translation MSSIVTAGRRGTEVRSDLWVELELRTSGGIELNMKSKVDFMYGEANRRLVLDTLKALGVEHAHVTIEDTGALPFVIMARLEAAVRRVEGHDRNALGVSDRVPVPSCIPEPGPSFARPTARDRWRRSRLYLPGNEPKFMLNARIHKPDAAILDLEDSVPPADKDAALLVVRNALYALDFGDCERMVRINQLPRGLEEVEPLVQAGVNLMLIPKCESAEQVKEVDSRITSSLAPSPSPLAPAVWLMPIIETCEGMFRAREIAGASPRVVALTYGLEDYILDLGGVKTPAGLESLWARSQVVNAAKAAGVQAIDTVFADVEDMAALRASCRAARELGFEGKGCIHPRQIEVVNDEFTPAEADIEKAKQIVLAFREAQAQGRNVVNVGSKMIDPPVVERALRTIALADKVQRTKS, via the coding sequence ATGTCTAGCATCGTCACCGCGGGACGCCGCGGCACGGAGGTCCGTTCGGACCTCTGGGTCGAGCTCGAACTGCGCACGTCCGGAGGCATCGAGCTGAACATGAAGAGCAAGGTCGACTTCATGTACGGGGAGGCCAACCGCAGGTTGGTGCTCGACACGCTCAAGGCGCTCGGTGTCGAGCACGCCCACGTCACTATTGAGGACACCGGGGCACTTCCCTTCGTCATCATGGCCCGTCTGGAAGCGGCTGTCCGCCGCGTCGAGGGACATGACCGAAACGCTCTTGGCGTTTCGGATCGTGTCCCGGTGCCGAGTTGCATTCCCGAACCCGGCCCCAGCTTTGCCCGTCCAACGGCCCGCGACCGCTGGCGCAGGTCTCGCCTCTACCTGCCCGGCAACGAACCGAAGTTCATGCTCAACGCGAGGATCCACAAGCCGGACGCGGCCATCCTCGACCTTGAGGACTCGGTTCCGCCCGCAGACAAGGACGCGGCGCTCCTGGTGGTACGGAATGCGCTCTACGCCCTCGACTTCGGCGACTGCGAGCGGATGGTACGCATTAATCAATTGCCGCGCGGGCTGGAAGAAGTCGAGCCGCTGGTTCAAGCCGGCGTCAATCTCATGCTCATCCCCAAGTGCGAGAGTGCTGAACAGGTCAAGGAAGTCGACTCCCGCATCACCTCCTCCCTAGCCCCTAGCCCCTCGCCCCTAGCCCCTGCTGTCTGGCTGATGCCGATAATTGAGACCTGCGAAGGCATGTTCAGAGCCCGTGAGATTGCCGGCGCTTCGCCGCGAGTCGTAGCTCTGACCTACGGGCTCGAGGACTACATCCTCGACCTCGGTGGCGTGAAGACGCCGGCCGGGCTGGAAAGCCTCTGGGCCCGTTCCCAGGTGGTGAACGCAGCCAAGGCCGCCGGCGTGCAGGCAATAGACACAGTGTTCGCGGATGTCGAAGACATGGCTGCGCTGCGGGCAAGCTGCCGGGCTGCCAGGGAGCTCGGGTTCGAAGGCAAAGGCTGCATCCACCCGCGTCAGATTGAGGTAGTGAACGACGAGTTCACGCCGGCAGAGGCCGACATAGAGAAGGCGAAACAGATTGTGCTTGCATTCAGGGAGGCGCAGGCTCAAGGTCGGAACGTCGTCAATGTCGGTTCCAAGATGATCGACCCACCGGTAGTGGAACGCGCCCTGCGCACGATCGCACTCGCTGACAAAGTACAAAGGACGAAGTCCTAA